The genomic interval CTTGTAGGATTTTTCGCACAACTGTTTTTTGTAATTTTTCTTTCTCATTTAGTTATGTCAAACGAAAAAAATTATTTTTTAAGACTAAAGGATATATAATAATAAAATTTTTAGTGAAAGGACAAAAAATGAGACAATACGAAGTTTATAAATGCCTAAAATGCGGCAATGTCGTAGAAGTTCAAAATGTTGGCGGCGGTAAACTGACCTGTTGCGGAGTTGAAATGGAATGCATTACAAAAAACCTTACCGAGGTCAATTTGATGAAAGCTTTCGCCGGCGAATCTCAAGCAAGAAATAAATATGATTTATACGGAGATATAGCGGACAAAGCCGGTTTTAAAGCAATTGCGGATCATTTCCACGAAGCTGCGGATAATGAGAAAAAACATGCAAGAATGGAATTTCAAAAATATTGCGAACTTACAAAAAAACCGCTTGATGATATGGTTGAAAATCTAGTGGATGCCGCTAACGGCGAAAACTACGAGCATACAACTATGTATCCTAATTTTGCTAAAATCGCGGAAGAAGAAGGCATGAAAGATGTCGCTACATTGTTTAAAAATATTTCAAAAGTGGAAACAGAACACGAAAGAGAATATTTAGAGCTAAAAGAAATGTATGAAAAAGACGCATTTTTCAACGACGAAGATGCAAATCAAGCATGGGTTTGCAGAAAATGCGGTTATGTTCATCGCGGTAAAAAAGCTCCAGGAGCTTGCCCGGTTTGCAAACATCCTAGAGAATTCTTCAAACGTGAATATTTAGGCTGAAATTTCAAGTTATATATGGCGGAATTTTAAAATTCCGCCTTTTTTATTTATAAATATATAATCAAAAATATGCTAGAATTACCATTTTTAAAGGAAAAGAATGGGAAAATTTAAGCAAATTTTATGTGATATAAGCGAGCTTATCGTTTTTAAACACTCTATTTTTTCGCTTACATTTATTTTTACCGCTATGATTACAGCTTCCAAAATTTTAAATAACTCTATGTGGTTCGGTTTTAAACTTTTGATTTTAGGAATTTTATGCGCTGTAAGTGCGCGAAATTTTGCTATGGCGTGCAACCGTCTGATCGATGAAGATATAGATCGTCCAAATCCGCGCTGCGCAAATCGTCCCAGTGTAGATGGCAGAATAGGGCACGGAAATTTAATTTTGTTTATTGTTTTAAACGGCATATTTTTTGTGGTTGTATCATATTTCATAAATTCACTTGCCTTTAAACTTTCATTTGTTTTTTTATTTTTACTATTTATTTATTCGTTTTTTAAACGCTTTTCTTCTACAGCTCACATTATGCTCGGGGTTTGTTCGGCTCTTGCGCCGCTTGCAGGTGCTATTGCCGTTCTTGGATATATTCCGCTTTGGTCCTTGCTTTTAGCTTGTGCTTCAGCTTTTTGGGTTGGCGGATTTGATATTCTGTATTCTTTACAGGATATAGATTATGATCGTAAAGCCGGGCTTTACAGTATTCCATCAATTTACGGAGAAAATGCAAGTTTATTTATTTCAGCTTTATTTCACGCAGTTACCGTTCTTTTCTGGTTGTTTTATGCAGGAGCGGCAGGTCTTGGATTTTGGGCGTATTCGGGCATTATTATCTCCGCACTTATTTTGGTGAAAGAGCATAGAATAGTTCGCAAAGATTTTAGTAAAATTGATAGAGCATTTTTTACATTAAACGGCTATTTAGGTATAATGTTTTTTGTTTTTATTTTTATTGATTTGTGGAATTAAGGGGTTTAAATGGATTATTTAATTATTTTGGGACTTTGTCTGGTGATTTTATTCGTTATGATTTTTGTGTATATAAAAGATCGCCAAAGCGACAAAAAATTTGAGCGTTTCGATATTTTAGCCGATGATTTGGCAAGACAAATTTATAATCTCAAAAAAGAATTTTTGCAATATAAAGAGATTATCGACGATATGCCGCTAGATGGCGTCAGCGATAAAATAGATGAAGAAATAAAAAATAAAATTGAACCGATTGTAAATTCAATAAAAAGTATTGATGAGGTTATGCATAATTATTTAAAAAGCAGGGGTAATGGTTGATAGTTTTGGACGCAAAATAGATTATTTGCGTGTTTCAGTAACCGATAGATGCAATTTAAGGTGTGCTTATTGTATGCCTGATCGTCCGTTTGAATGGATTGAACATAATAAAATTTTAAGTTTTGAAAATATTTTCAGCTTTGTTAAAATCGCGATTGACAACGGTGTAGAAAAAATAAGAATTACAGGCGGAGAGCCTTTGGTGCGAAAAGGCGTTGAAAATTTCGTAGGTTTGATTTCAAAATATGCTCCGAATATTGATTTGGCGATGACAAGCAACGGTGTGCTTTTAGCGCAAAAAGCTGAAATTTTAAAACAAAATGGACTAAAAAGAGTAAATATTTCCCTTGATACTTTAAAACCTG from Campylobacter hominis ATCC BAA-381 carries:
- a CDS encoding ferritin family protein encodes the protein MRQYEVYKCLKCGNVVEVQNVGGGKLTCCGVEMECITKNLTEVNLMKAFAGESQARNKYDLYGDIADKAGFKAIADHFHEAADNEKKHARMEFQKYCELTKKPLDDMVENLVDAANGENYEHTTMYPNFAKIAEEEGMKDVATLFKNISKVETEHEREYLELKEMYEKDAFFNDEDANQAWVCRKCGYVHRGKKAPGACPVCKHPREFFKREYLG
- the mqnP gene encoding menaquinone biosynthesis prenyltransferase MqnP — its product is MGKFKQILCDISELIVFKHSIFSLTFIFTAMITASKILNNSMWFGFKLLILGILCAVSARNFAMACNRLIDEDIDRPNPRCANRPSVDGRIGHGNLILFIVLNGIFFVVVSYFINSLAFKLSFVFLFLLFIYSFFKRFSSTAHIMLGVCSALAPLAGAIAVLGYIPLWSLLLACASAFWVGGFDILYSLQDIDYDRKAGLYSIPSIYGENASLFISALFHAVTVLFWLFYAGAAGLGFWAYSGIIISALILVKEHRIVRKDFSKIDRAFFTLNGYLGIMFFVFIFIDLWN